In Poecile atricapillus isolate bPoeAtr1 chromosome 9, bPoeAtr1.hap1, whole genome shotgun sequence, the following are encoded in one genomic region:
- the SEMA3B gene encoding semaphorin-3B isoform X1 — MRLKPPQPSRELVTHLPHINEASPAARPSDRRDVPRAATRPHGSYGGTMGRGATSQTPAMSRTLLLLLLLLRGLGAGRPPPAATPRLKLSFPELRARHGLRLFSLEHSCCYEALLLDEERGRLFVGAQNHLLSLALDDISRRDRKIYWPAPVEWREECNWAGKDITAECMNFVKILHPYNRTHLYACGTGAFHPVCAFVEAGQHAEEPVFKLDPRHIEDGKGKSPYDPRHTAASVLVGEELYSGVATDLMGRDFTIFRSLGRRPSIRTEQHDSRWLNEPKFVAVFWVPESEDPDDDKIYFFFREMAVERQQGLGKISFARIGQICRNDMGGQRSLVNKWTTFLKARLVCAVPGPDGADTHFDELRDVFLLQTRDKRNPLVYAIFSTSSSVFQGSAVCVYTMADIRRAFLGPFAHKEGPNYQWVSYQGRVPYPRPGMCPSKTFGTFGSTKDFPDEVIQFARHHPLMYNPVLPHGQRPLFLQATVPYTFTRIAVDRVTAADGQYDVLFIGTDVGTVLKVVSVPKESWHRMEPLLLEELQVFQDASPITSLQLSSKRHQLYAGSATALAQLPLHRCGAYGKACAECCLARDPYCAWDGNTCTRYVPNTKRRFRRQDVRNGDPNVLCSEDPRRDTVPQKQLYGVEGSTVFLECIPKSLQAHILWTHQRTPNDPQREVRMDERVVRTERGVLLRSVQRADAGLYLCHATEHGFTQPLLRLSLEVIGAWQATGVASAGDPQLAAGIPGRKVWYRDFLQLVERPSLAATDKVCQRLWSRGRSPAPPRAPAGPPGRGQGEEARRARRRRTHEGPRAERGPRSASPW, encoded by the exons CCGCGGCGCCACCAGCCAGACCCCGGCCATGAGCCGCacgctgctcctgctcctgcttctgctgCGCGGCCTCGGCGCTGGCCGCCCCCCACCTGCTGCCACCCCCCGCCTCAAGCTGTCCTTCCCCG AGCTGCGGGCTCGCCATGGGCTGCGCCTTTTCTCGCTGGAGCACTCCTGCTGCTACGAGGCCCTGCTGCTGGACGAGGAGCGCGGCCGTCTCTTTGTGGGCGCCCAGAACCACCTCCTGTCTTTGGCCTTGGATGACATCAGCCGGCGGGATAGGAAG ATCTACTGGCCAGCTCCCGTGGAGTGGAGGGAAGAATGCAACTGGGCCGGCAAGGACATCACT gctGAGTGCATGAACTTTGTGAAGATCCTGCACCCCTACAACCGGACCCACCTGTACGCCTGTGGCACTGGTGCCTTCCACCCAGTCTGTGCCTTCGTCGAGGCTGGCCAGCATGCAGAA GAGCCTGTTTTCAAGCTGGACCCACGCCACATTGAGGATGGCAAGGGGAAGAGCCCGTATGACCCCCGGCATACAGCCGCCTCTGTCCTTGTGG GCGAGGAGCTCTACTCTGGGGTGGCCACCGATCTGATGGGCCGTGACTTTACCATCTTCCGCAGCCTGGGCCGACGTCCCTCCATCCGCACGGAGCAGCATGACTCTCGCTGGCTCAATG agcccaaGTTCGTGGCCGTTTTTTGGGTGCCAGAGAGTGAGGACCCCGACGATGACAAGATCTACTTCTTCTTCCGTGAGATGGCAGTTGAAcggcagcaggggctgggcaaGATCAGCTTTGCCCGCATCGGCCAAATCTGCCGG AATGACATGGGCGGGCAGCGCAGCCTGGTGAACAAGTGGACGACATTCCTGAAGGCTCGGCTCGTCTGTGCCGTGCCAGGACCTGACGGGGCAGACACCCACTTTGATGAGCTCC GGGATGTTTTCCTGTTGCAGACAAGAGACAAGCGCAACCCTCTGGTCTATGCCATCTTCTCCACTTCCAG CTCTGTTTTCCAAGGCTCAGCTGTCTGTGTCTACACCATGGCTGACATCCGCCGGGCTTTCCTGGGCCCCTTTGCACACAAGGAAGGTCCCAACTACCAGTGGGTGTCATACCAGGGGCGTGTGCCGTACCCCCGCCCAGGCATG TGCCCCAGCAAAACCTTTGGCACCTTTGGCTCCACCAAGGACTTCCCAGACGAGGTGATCCAGTTTGCCCGTCACCACCCGCTGATGTATAACCCTGTCTTGCCCCATGGCCAGCGTCCCCTCTTCCTGCAAGCCACCGTGCCCTACACTTTCACCCGCATCGCTGTGGACCGTGTCACTGCTGCTGACGGCCAGTACGATGTCCTCTTCATTGGCACAG atGTGGGCACAGTGCTGAAGGTGGTCTCAGTGCCCAAGGAGAGCTGGCACCGCATggagccactgctgctggaggagctgcaggtctTCCAG GATGCCTCCCCCATCACCAGCCTGCAGCTCTCCTCCAAGCGG CATCAGCTCTATGCTGGCTCAGCCACAGCGCTGGCCCAGCTGCCCCTGCACCGCTGCGGTGCCTACGGCAAAGCCTGTGCCGAGTGCTGCCTGGCCCGGGACCCATACTGCGCCTGGGATGGCAACACTTGCACCCGCTACGTGCCCAACACCAAGAG GCGTTTCCGCCGGCAGGACGTCCGCAATGGGGACCCCAACGTGCTTTGCTCTGAAG ATCCCAGGCGGGACACCGTCCCCCAGAAGCAACTCTACGGGGTGGAGGGAAGCACCGTCTTTCTGGAGtgcatccccaaatccctgcaagCCCACATCCTCTGGACACACCAGCGCACCCCGAATGATCCCCAGCGTGAG GTGCGGATGGACGAGCGTGTGGTGCGGACGGAGCGGGGTGTCCTGCTGCGCAGCGTGCAGCGCGCCGACGCCGGCCTCTACCTCTGCCACGCCACCGAGCACGGCTTCACCCAGCCCCTGCTGCGGCTCTCCCTCGAGGTGATCGGCGCCTGGCAGGCCACGGGCGTGGCATCTGCCGGAGACCCCCAGCTCGCCGCCGGCATCCCCGGACGCAAGGTCTGGTACCGGGACTTCCTCCAGCTAGTGGAGCGCCCGTCGCTGGCAGCCACGGACAAGGTCTGCCAGAGGCTGTGGAGCCGGGGAAGATCCCCTGCACCGCCCCGCGCTCCCGCTGGGCCCCCCGGCCGCGGGCAGGGTGAGGAGGCGCGCAGAGCCCGCCGGCGGCGAACCCACGAGGGGCCGCGGGCCGAGCGCGGCCCCCGCAGCGCATCCCCCTGGTGA
- the SEMA3B gene encoding semaphorin-3B isoform X2, translating to MSRTLLLLLLLLRGLGAGRPPPAATPRLKLSFPELRARHGLRLFSLEHSCCYEALLLDEERGRLFVGAQNHLLSLALDDISRRDRKIYWPAPVEWREECNWAGKDITAECMNFVKILHPYNRTHLYACGTGAFHPVCAFVEAGQHAEEPVFKLDPRHIEDGKGKSPYDPRHTAASVLVGEELYSGVATDLMGRDFTIFRSLGRRPSIRTEQHDSRWLNEPKFVAVFWVPESEDPDDDKIYFFFREMAVERQQGLGKISFARIGQICRNDMGGQRSLVNKWTTFLKARLVCAVPGPDGADTHFDELRDVFLLQTRDKRNPLVYAIFSTSSSVFQGSAVCVYTMADIRRAFLGPFAHKEGPNYQWVSYQGRVPYPRPGMCPSKTFGTFGSTKDFPDEVIQFARHHPLMYNPVLPHGQRPLFLQATVPYTFTRIAVDRVTAADGQYDVLFIGTDVGTVLKVVSVPKESWHRMEPLLLEELQVFQDASPITSLQLSSKRHQLYAGSATALAQLPLHRCGAYGKACAECCLARDPYCAWDGNTCTRYVPNTKRRFRRQDVRNGDPNVLCSEDPRRDTVPQKQLYGVEGSTVFLECIPKSLQAHILWTHQRTPNDPQREVRMDERVVRTERGVLLRSVQRADAGLYLCHATEHGFTQPLLRLSLEVIGAWQATGVASAGDPQLAAGIPGRKVWYRDFLQLVERPSLAATDKVCQRLWSRGRSPAPPRAPAGPPGRGQGEEARRARRRRTHEGPRAERGPRSASPW from the exons ATGAGCCGCacgctgctcctgctcctgcttctgctgCGCGGCCTCGGCGCTGGCCGCCCCCCACCTGCTGCCACCCCCCGCCTCAAGCTGTCCTTCCCCG AGCTGCGGGCTCGCCATGGGCTGCGCCTTTTCTCGCTGGAGCACTCCTGCTGCTACGAGGCCCTGCTGCTGGACGAGGAGCGCGGCCGTCTCTTTGTGGGCGCCCAGAACCACCTCCTGTCTTTGGCCTTGGATGACATCAGCCGGCGGGATAGGAAG ATCTACTGGCCAGCTCCCGTGGAGTGGAGGGAAGAATGCAACTGGGCCGGCAAGGACATCACT gctGAGTGCATGAACTTTGTGAAGATCCTGCACCCCTACAACCGGACCCACCTGTACGCCTGTGGCACTGGTGCCTTCCACCCAGTCTGTGCCTTCGTCGAGGCTGGCCAGCATGCAGAA GAGCCTGTTTTCAAGCTGGACCCACGCCACATTGAGGATGGCAAGGGGAAGAGCCCGTATGACCCCCGGCATACAGCCGCCTCTGTCCTTGTGG GCGAGGAGCTCTACTCTGGGGTGGCCACCGATCTGATGGGCCGTGACTTTACCATCTTCCGCAGCCTGGGCCGACGTCCCTCCATCCGCACGGAGCAGCATGACTCTCGCTGGCTCAATG agcccaaGTTCGTGGCCGTTTTTTGGGTGCCAGAGAGTGAGGACCCCGACGATGACAAGATCTACTTCTTCTTCCGTGAGATGGCAGTTGAAcggcagcaggggctgggcaaGATCAGCTTTGCCCGCATCGGCCAAATCTGCCGG AATGACATGGGCGGGCAGCGCAGCCTGGTGAACAAGTGGACGACATTCCTGAAGGCTCGGCTCGTCTGTGCCGTGCCAGGACCTGACGGGGCAGACACCCACTTTGATGAGCTCC GGGATGTTTTCCTGTTGCAGACAAGAGACAAGCGCAACCCTCTGGTCTATGCCATCTTCTCCACTTCCAG CTCTGTTTTCCAAGGCTCAGCTGTCTGTGTCTACACCATGGCTGACATCCGCCGGGCTTTCCTGGGCCCCTTTGCACACAAGGAAGGTCCCAACTACCAGTGGGTGTCATACCAGGGGCGTGTGCCGTACCCCCGCCCAGGCATG TGCCCCAGCAAAACCTTTGGCACCTTTGGCTCCACCAAGGACTTCCCAGACGAGGTGATCCAGTTTGCCCGTCACCACCCGCTGATGTATAACCCTGTCTTGCCCCATGGCCAGCGTCCCCTCTTCCTGCAAGCCACCGTGCCCTACACTTTCACCCGCATCGCTGTGGACCGTGTCACTGCTGCTGACGGCCAGTACGATGTCCTCTTCATTGGCACAG atGTGGGCACAGTGCTGAAGGTGGTCTCAGTGCCCAAGGAGAGCTGGCACCGCATggagccactgctgctggaggagctgcaggtctTCCAG GATGCCTCCCCCATCACCAGCCTGCAGCTCTCCTCCAAGCGG CATCAGCTCTATGCTGGCTCAGCCACAGCGCTGGCCCAGCTGCCCCTGCACCGCTGCGGTGCCTACGGCAAAGCCTGTGCCGAGTGCTGCCTGGCCCGGGACCCATACTGCGCCTGGGATGGCAACACTTGCACCCGCTACGTGCCCAACACCAAGAG GCGTTTCCGCCGGCAGGACGTCCGCAATGGGGACCCCAACGTGCTTTGCTCTGAAG ATCCCAGGCGGGACACCGTCCCCCAGAAGCAACTCTACGGGGTGGAGGGAAGCACCGTCTTTCTGGAGtgcatccccaaatccctgcaagCCCACATCCTCTGGACACACCAGCGCACCCCGAATGATCCCCAGCGTGAG GTGCGGATGGACGAGCGTGTGGTGCGGACGGAGCGGGGTGTCCTGCTGCGCAGCGTGCAGCGCGCCGACGCCGGCCTCTACCTCTGCCACGCCACCGAGCACGGCTTCACCCAGCCCCTGCTGCGGCTCTCCCTCGAGGTGATCGGCGCCTGGCAGGCCACGGGCGTGGCATCTGCCGGAGACCCCCAGCTCGCCGCCGGCATCCCCGGACGCAAGGTCTGGTACCGGGACTTCCTCCAGCTAGTGGAGCGCCCGTCGCTGGCAGCCACGGACAAGGTCTGCCAGAGGCTGTGGAGCCGGGGAAGATCCCCTGCACCGCCCCGCGCTCCCGCTGGGCCCCCCGGCCGCGGGCAGGGTGAGGAGGCGCGCAGAGCCCGCCGGCGGCGAACCCACGAGGGGCCGCGGGCCGAGCGCGGCCCCCGCAGCGCATCCCCCTGGTGA